A region from the Peromyscus leucopus breed LL Stock chromosome 9, UCI_PerLeu_2.1, whole genome shotgun sequence genome encodes:
- the Zswim8 gene encoding zinc finger SWIM domain-containing protein 8 isoform X1, with the protein MELMFAEWEDGERFSFEDSDRFEEDSLCSFISEAESLCQNWRGWRKQSAGPNSPTGGGGGGGSGGTRMRDGLVIPLVELSAKQVAFHIPFEVVEKVYPPVPEQLQLRIAFWSFPENEEDIRLYSCLANGSADEFQRGDQLFRMRAVKDPLQIGFHLSATVVPPQMVPPKGAYNVAVMFDRCRVTSCSCTCGAGAKWCTHVVALCLFRIHNASAVCLRAPVSESLSRLQRDQLQKFAQYLISELPQQILPTAQRLLDELLSSQSTAINTVCGAPDPTAGPSASEQSTWYLDESTLTDNIKKTLHKFCGPSPVVFSDVNSMYLSSTEPPAAAEWACLLRPLRGREPEGVWNLLSIVREMFKRRDSNAAPLLEILTDQCLTYEQITGWWYSVRTSASHSSASGHTGRSNGQSEVAAHACASMCDEMVTLWRLAVLDPALSPQRRRELCAQLRQWQLKVIENVKRGQHKKTLERLFPGFRPAVEACYFNWEEAYPLPGVTYSGTDRKLALCWARALPARPGGSRSGGLEESRPRPLPTEPAVRPKEPGAKRKGLGEGVSSQRGPRRLSAEGGEKALHKMGAGGGKAKVLGATGSGGKSSAGSGSKRRLSSEDSSLEPDLAEMSLDDSSLALGAEASTFGGFPESPPPCPSVGSRGPSTFLPEPPDTYEEDAGVYFSEGPEPPTASAGRPSLLPGEVCTRDDLPSTDDSGSGLHKTKEAAPAIGEEEDDYQAYYLNAQDGAGGEEEKAEGGAGEEHDLFAGLKPLEQESRMEVLFACAEALHAHGYSSEASRLTVELAQDLLANPPDLKVEPPPAKGKKNKVSTSRQTWVATNTLTKAAFLLTVLSERPEHHNLAFRVGMFALELQRPPASTKALEVKLAYQESEVAALLKKIPLGPSEMSAMRCRAEELREGTLCDYRPVLPLMLASFIFDVLCAPVVSPTGSRPPSRNWNNEMPGDEELGFEAAVAALGMKTTVSEAEHPLLCEGTRREKGDLALALMITYKDDQAKLKKILDKLLDRESQTHKPQTLSSFYSSSRPATANQRSPSKHGAPAAPGALQPLTSGSAGPAQAGNVTGAGPGPTEGFTEKSVPESSPHSPCEGLPPEAALTPRPEGKVPSRLALGSRGGYNGRGWGSPGRPKKKHTGMASIDSSAPETTSDSSPTLSRRPLRGGWAPTSWGRGQDSDSISSSSSDSLGSSSSSGSRRASASGGARAKTVEVGRCYKGRRPESHAPHVPNQPSEAAAHFYFELAKTVLIKAGGNSSTSIFTHPSSSGGHQGPHRNLHLCAFEIGLYALGLHNFVSPNWLSRTYSSHVSWITGQAMEIGSAALTILVECWDGHLTPPEVASLADRASRARDSNMVRAAAELALSCLPHAHALNPNEIQRALVQCKEQDNLMLEKACMAVEEAAKGGGVYPEVLFEVAHQWFWLYEQTAGGSSTAREGATSCSGSGMRAAGEAGRGLPEGRGAPGTEPVTVAAAAVTAAATVVPVISVGSSLYPGPGLGHGHSPGLHPYTALQPHLPCSPQYLTHPAHPAHPMPHMPRPAVFPVPSSAYPQGVHPAFLGAQYPYSVTPPSLAATAVSFPVPSMAPITVHPYHTEPGLPLPTSVACEFLGQGAVSSVHPASTFPAIQGASLPALTTQPSPLVSGGFPPPEEETHSQPVSPHSLHHLHAAYRVGMLALEMLGRRAHNDHPNNFSRSPPYTDDVKWLLGLAAKLGDRHGDAAAAEPHSCPQPSSSPGLPPAGAALSAGIHAVHPSPLNSSDPCRLRRLCECDPQRPQRLLPDPHGHDAVQRHPAEPQAQQTDQGAVAAGLSRDNHLLPLSLAPLGPYVGTQACGYGGPSHRGSDSWLDRSSPLSSLVAQTGSCSWAVAWGQDVSDLRSLGLGETALSGRGRWVASGIYLAFINI; encoded by the exons ATGGAGCTGATGTTCGCGGAGTGGGAGGACGGCGAGCGCTTCTCGTTCGAGGATTCCGACCGCTTTGAGGAGGATTCACTCTGTTCGTTCATCTCCGAGGCCGAGAGCCTTTGCCAGAACTGGCGAGGATGGCGCAAACAGTCAGCGGGGCCCAATTCCCCCACTGGAGGCGGTGGCGGAGGTGGCAGTGGCGGTACGAGAATGCGAG ATGGATTGGTAATCCCATTGGTGGAGTTGTCAGCAAAGCAGGTGGCATTTCACATCCCATTTGAAGTGGTGGAAAAAGTTTATCCGCCAGTGCCTGAACAACTCCAACTCCGGATTGCTTTTTGGAGCTTCCCTGAAAATGAAGAGGACATTCG TCTGTATTCATGCCTAGCCAATGGCAGTGCGGATGAGTTCCAGCGAGGGGATCAGCTGTTCCGCATGAGGGCTGTGAAAGATCCACTGCAGATAG GGTTCCATCTGAGTGCCACAGTGGTGCCACCGCAGATGGTCCCCCCCAAAGGGGCCTACAATGTGGCTGTGATGTTTGACCGCTGCCGGGTCACCTCCTGTAGCTGTACCTGTGGCGCTGGGGCCAAATGGTGCACCCATGTCGTGGCCCTCTGTCTCTTCCGCATTCACAAC gCTTCTGCAGTCTGTCTGCGGGCTCCAGTCTCAGAGTCCCTGTCTCGGCTACAAAGGGACCAGCTTCAGAAATTCGCTCAGTACCTTATCAGTGAGCTCCCTCAGCAG ATACTCCCCACAGCTCAGCGGCTCCTAGACGaactcctctcttcccagtcaaCAGCCATCAACACAGTCTGTGGAGCTCCAG ACCCTACAGCAGGGCCCTCAGCTTCAGAGCAGAGCACTTGGTATCTGGATGAGTCAACACTCACTGACAACATAAAGAAGACGTTGCATAAGTTCTGTGGCCCCTCTCCCGTGGTCTTCAG TGATGTAAACTCTATGTATCTGTCTTCCACGGAACCTCCTGCCGCTGCTGAATGGGCATGTCTGTTGCGCCCTCTGAGGGGCCGAGAGCCTGAGGGTGTCTGGAACCTGCTTAGCATTGTTCGAGAGATGTTCAAGCGGAGGGACAGCAATGCTGCCCCTCTGCTAGAGATCCTCACTGACCAGTGTCTCACCTACGAACAG ATAACGGGCTGGTGGTACAGTGTGCGCACCTCAGCCTCACACAGCAGCGCCAGTGGTCACACAGGCCGCAGCAATGGGCAGTCAGAGGTAGCAGCCCACGCATGTGCAAGTATGTGTGATGAGATGGTCACACTGTGGAGGCTGGCCGTGCTGGACCCTGCCCTCAGCCCTCAGCG CCGCCGGGAACTGTGCGCTCAGCTGCGTCAGTGGCAGCTGAAGGTCATTGAGAATGTCAAGCGGGGACAGCACAAGAAGACCCTGGAGAGGCTCTTCCCTGGCTTCCGGCCAGCAGTGGAGGCCTGCTACTTTAACTGGGAAGAGGCCTACCCCCTTCCCGGTGTCACCTACAGTGGCACCGACCGGAAGCTAGCCCTGTGCTGGGCCCGGGCTCTGCCTGCTAGGCCCGGAGGCTCTCGATCTGGGGGCCTGGAAGAGTCCCGACCCCGACCTCTTCCTACTGAGCCAGCTGTGAGGCCCAAGGAACCTGGGGCCAAGCGCAAAGGATTGGGTGAGGGGGTCTCCTCACAGCGGGGTCCCCGCCGCCTCTCTgctgaaggaggagagaaggctcTGCATAAGATGGGTGCAGGTGGGGGCAAGGCCAAGGTCCTGGGTGCGACCGGCAGTGGGGGCAAGAGCTCGGCAGGCAGTGGCAGCAAACGGCGGCTGAGCAGTGAAGACAGCTCCCTGGAACCAGACCTGGCAGAGATGAGCCTGGACGACAGCAGCCTGGCCCTGGGTGCAGAGGCCAGCACCTTTGGTGGATTTCCTGAGAGTCCTCCTCCCTGTCCTTCGGTTGGCTCCCGAGGACCTTCCACCTTCCTGCCCGAGCCCCCAGATACTTATGAGGAAGATGCTGGTGTGTACTTCTCAGAAGGACCTGAACCTCCCACAGCCTCTGCTGGCCGCCCTAGCCTGCTGCCCGGGGAGGTCTGTACCCGAGATGACCTCCCTTCCACAGACGACAGTGGCAGTGGGCTCCACAAGACTAAAGAAGCGGCTCCTGCAattggagaggaggaggatgactaCCAAGCGTATTACCTGAATGCTCAGGACGGGGCTGGAGGCGAGGAGGAGAAGGCCGAGGGCGGGGCTGGGGAGGAACATGACCTGTTTGCTGGGTTGAAGCCGCTGGAACAGGAGAGCCGAATGGAG GTGTTATTTGCCTGTGCTGAGGCCCTGCATGCCCATGGCTACAGCAGTGAGGCCTCCCGCCTCACCGTGGAGCTTGCCCAGGACCTGCTAGCCAACCCACCTGACCTCAAGGTAGAGCCGCCCCCTGCCAAG GGCAAGAAAAACAAGGTATCCACAAGCCGTCAGACCTGGGTGGCCACCAACACCCTTACCAAAGCAGCTTTCCTGTTGACCGTGCTCAGTGAGCGCCCAGAGCACCACAACCTGGCCTTTCGAGTTGGCATGTTTGCCTTGGAGCTCCAGCGGCCCCCTGCTTCCACCAAggccttggag GTAAAGTTGGCATATCAGGAATCTGAGGTGGCTGCTCTGCTCAAGAAGATCCCTCTGGGTCCCAGTGAAATGAGTGCCATGCGGTGCCGGGCAGAAGAACTGCGGGAGGGCACACTCTGTGACTATCGGCCTGTGCTGCCCCTCATGTTGGCCAGCTTCATCTTTGATGTTCTCTGTGCTCCAG TGGTTTCTCCCACGGGTTCCCGGCCCCCAAGTCGCAACTGGAATAACGAGATGCCTGGAGATGAGGAGCTGGGATTTGAAGCGGCAGTTGCTGCCTTGG GCATGAAGACAACCGTGAGCGAGGCAGAACATCCCCTCCTCTGTGAAGGCACACGCCGGGAGAAGGGTGACCTGGCCTTAGCCCTCATGATCACTTACAAGGATGACCAGGCCAAGCTCAAGAAG ATCTTAGACAAACTCTTGGACCGAGAAAGCCAGACACATAAGCCACAGACACTGAGTTCTTTCTACTCATCTAGCCGTCCGGCCACAGCCAACCAGAGATCTCCTTCAAAGCACGGGGCCCCAGCAGCGCCCGGGGCCCTGCAACCTCTGACTTCAGGCTCCGCAGGGCCTGCTCAGGCAGGGAATGTGACCGGGGCTGGGCCAGGTCCCACTgagggcttcacagagaagagTGTGCCTG AAAGCTCCCCACATTCCCCCTGTGAGGGTCTCCCACCTGAGGCAGCTCTGACCCCACGGCCGGAGGGGAAGGTTCCTAGCCGCCTGGCTCTTGGCAGTCGTGGAGGCTATAATGGTCGAGGCTGGGGCTCCCCGGGGCGGCCCAAAAAGAAGCACACAG GCATGGCCAGCATTGACAGCAGTGCCCCGGAAACTACGTCGGACAGCTCTCCCACCCTAAGCCGAAGGCCGCTTCGAGGGGGCTGGGCCCCTACTTCCTGGGGTCGAGGACAAGACAGTGACAGCATTAGCAGCTCTTCCTCCGACTCCCTGGGCTCCTCATCCTCCAGTGGAAGCCGCCGGGCCAGTGCCAGTGGAGGGGCCCGGGCCAAGACGGTTGAAGTTGGCAG GTGTTACAAGGGCCGCCGCCCTGAGAGTCATGCCCCCCACGTACCCAATCAGCCGTCAGAGGCAGCTGCACACTTCTACTTCGAATTGGCGAAGACAGTTCTGATCAAGGCAGGGGGCAACAGCAGCACCTCCATTTTCACGCATCCATCTTCCTCAGGAGGTCATCAGGGTCCTCACCGCAACCTGCACCTTTGCGCCTTTGAGATTGGGCTTTATGCCCTTGGCCTGCACAACTTCGTCTCTCCTAACTGGCTCTCCCGTACCTATTCTTCCCACGTGTCCTGGATTACAG GGCAGGCAATGGAGATCGGCAGTGCAGCCCTGACTATACTGGTGGAATGCTGGGATGGGCATCTGACACCCCCTGAGGTTGCTTCACTGGCTGATAGAGCATCACGGGCACGAGACTCCAACATGGTGAGGGCAGCGGCAGAGCTGGCTCTAAGCTGCCTGCCTCATGCCCATGCACTGAACCCCAATGAAATTCAGCGAGCCTTGGTGCAGTGCAAGGAACAG GATAACCTCATGTTGGAGAAGGCCTGCATGGCAGTGGAAGAGGCAGCCAAGGGTGGGGGTGTATACCCTGAAGTGCTGTTTGAGGTTGCTCATCAGTGGTTCTGGCTCTATGAACAGACCGCAGGCGGCTCATCCACAGCCCGTGAAGGGGCTACAAGCTGCAGCGGCAGTGGGATGAGggctgctggggaggctgggcGGGGGCTGCCTGAGGGCAGGGGTGCCCCAGGGACTGAACCTGTTACGGTGGctgcagcagcagtgacagccGCAGCCACAGTGGTTCCAGTCATCTCAGTGGGGTCCAGTTTATATCCAGGTCCAGGACTGGGGCACGGTCACTCCCCGGGCCTGCACCCCTACActgctctccagcctcacctGCCCTGCAGCCCTCAGTACCTCACTCACCCAGCCCACCCTGCCCACCCCATGCCTCACATGCCCCGGCCTGCCGTCTTCCCTGTGCCCAGCTCTGCATACCCACAG GGTGTGCATCCTGCATTCCTGGGGGCTCAATACCCCTACTCAGTGACTCCTCCCTCACTTGCTGCCACTGCTGTATCTTTCCCTGTCCCTTCTATGGCTCCCATCACAGTCCATCCCTACCACACAGAGCCAGGGCTCCCACTGCCAACCAGTGTGGCCTGTGAGTTTCTGGGACAGGGAGCAG TGAGCAGTGTCCACCCGGCATCCACATTTCCAGCCATCCAGGGTGCCTCACTGCCGGCTCTGACCACGCAGCCCAGCCCTCTGGTAAGCGGAGGTTTTCCACCGCCCGAGGAGgagacacacagccagccagtcagTCCACACAGCCTGCACCACCTGCATGCTGCTTACCGTGTTG GGATGCTGGCACTGGAGATGCTGGGTCGCCGGGCACACAACGATCACCCCAACAACTTCTCCCGCTCCCCCCCCTACACAGATGATGTCAAGTGGTTGCTGGGGCTGGCGGCAAAGCTGG GAGATCGTCATGGAGACGCTGCAGCGGCTGAACCCCATTCATGCCCACAACCATCTTCGAGCCCCGGCCTTCCACCAGCTGGTGCAGCGCTGtcagcaggcatacatgcag TACATCCATCACCGCTTAATTCATCTGACCCCTGCCGACTACGACGACTTTGTGAATGCGATCCGCAGCGCCCGCAGCGCCTTCTGCCTGACCCCCATGGGCATGATGCAGTTCAACGACATCCTGCAGAACCTCAAGCGCAGCAAACAGACCAAGGAGCTGTGGCAGCGGGTCTCTCTCGAGATAACCACCTTCTCCCCCTGAGTCTGGCCCCTCTAGGGCCCTATGTAGGGACGCAGGCCTGTGGCTATGGGGGCCCCTCCCACAGAGGGAGTGACTCTTGGCTGGACAGATCATCCCCACTCAGCTCcctggtagcccagactggcagCTGCTCTTGGGCTGTAGCTTGGGGCCAAGATGTCTCAGACCTTAGAAGCTTAGGGCTGGGGGAGACAGCCTTGTCTGGGAGAGGGCGTTGGGTGGCCTCTGGTATTTATTtggcatttataaatatataa
- the Zswim8 gene encoding zinc finger SWIM domain-containing protein 8 isoform X5 yields MVHPCRGPLSLPHSQREALPIYPGPILRSIPPLCCMPGHNASAVCLRAPVSESLSRLQRDQLQKFAQYLISELPQQILPTAQRLLDELLSSQSTAINTVCGAPDPTAGPSASEQSTWYLDESTLTDNIKKTLHKFCGPSPVVFSDVNSMYLSSTEPPAAAEWACLLRPLRGREPEGVWNLLSIVREMFKRRDSNAAPLLEILTDQCLTYEQITGWWYSVRTSASHSSASGHTGRSNGQSEVAAHACASMCDEMVTLWRLAVLDPALSPQRRRELCAQLRQWQLKVIENVKRGQHKKTLERLFPGFRPAVEACYFNWEEAYPLPGVTYSGTDRKLALCWARALPARPGGSRSGGLEESRPRPLPTEPAVRPKEPGAKRKGLGEGVSSQRGPRRLSAEGGEKALHKMGAGGGKAKVLGATGSGGKSSAGSGSKRRLSSEDSSLEPDLAEMSLDDSSLALGAEASTFGGFPESPPPCPSVGSRGPSTFLPEPPDTYEEDAGVYFSEGPEPPTASAGRPSLLPGEVCTRDDLPSTDDSGSGLHKTKEAAPAIGEEEDDYQAYYLNAQDGAGGEEEKAEGGAGEEHDLFAGLKPLEQESRMEVLFACAEALHAHGYSSEASRLTVELAQDLLANPPDLKVEPPPAKGKKNKVSTSRQTWVATNTLTKAAFLLTVLSERPEHHNLAFRVGMFALELQRPPASTKALEVKLAYQESEVAALLKKIPLGPSEMSAMRCRAEELREGTLCDYRPVLPLMLASFIFDVLCAPVVSPTGSRPPSRNWNNEMPGDEELGFEAAVAALGMKTTVSEAEHPLLCEGTRREKGDLALALMITYKDDQAKLKKILDKLLDRESQTHKPQTLSSFYSSSRPATANQRSPSKHGAPAAPGALQPLTSGSAGPAQAGNVTGAGPGPTEGFTEKSVPESSPHSPCEGLPPEAALTPRPEGKVPSRLALGSRGGYNGRGWGSPGRPKKKHTGMASIDSSAPETTSDSSPTLSRRPLRGGWAPTSWGRGQDSDSISSSSSDSLGSSSSSGSRRASASGGARAKTVEVGRCYKGRRPESHAPHVPNQPSEAAAHFYFELAKTVLIKAGGNSSTSIFTHPSSSGGHQGPHRNLHLCAFEIGLYALGLHNFVSPNWLSRTYSSHVSWITGQAMEIGSAALTILVECWDGHLTPPEVASLADRASRARDSNMVRAAAELALSCLPHAHALNPNEIQRALVQCKEQDNLMLEKACMAVEEAAKGGGVYPEVLFEVAHQWFWLYEQTAGGSSTAREGATSCSGSGMRAAGEAGRGLPEGRGAPGTEPVTVAAAAVTAAATVVPVISVGSSLYPGPGLGHGHSPGLHPYTALQPHLPCSPQYLTHPAHPAHPMPHMPRPAVFPVPSSAYPQGVHPAFLGAQYPYSVTPPSLAATAVSFPVPSMAPITVHPYHTEPGLPLPTSVACEFLGQGAVSSVHPASTFPAIQGASLPALTTQPSPLVSGGFPPPEEETHSQPVSPHSLHHLHAAYRVGMLALEMLGRRAHNDHPNNFSRSPPYTDDVKWLLGLAAKLGDRHGDAAAAEPHSCPQPSSSPGLPPAGAALSAGIHAVHPSPLNSSDPCRLRRLCECDPQRPQRLLPDPHGHDAVQRHPAEPQAQQTDQGAVAAGLSRDNHLLPLSLAPLGPYVGTQACGYGGPSHRGSDSWLDRSSPLSSLVAQTGSCSWAVAWGQDVSDLRSLGLGETALSGRGRWVASGIYLAFINI; encoded by the exons ATGGTGCACCCATGTCGTGGCCCTCTGTCTCTTCCGCATTCACAACGTGAGGCCCTCCCAATTTATCCTGGCCCTATCCTACGCTCCATTCCCCCTCTCTGCTGCATGCCTGGCCATAAT gCTTCTGCAGTCTGTCTGCGGGCTCCAGTCTCAGAGTCCCTGTCTCGGCTACAAAGGGACCAGCTTCAGAAATTCGCTCAGTACCTTATCAGTGAGCTCCCTCAGCAG ATACTCCCCACAGCTCAGCGGCTCCTAGACGaactcctctcttcccagtcaaCAGCCATCAACACAGTCTGTGGAGCTCCAG ACCCTACAGCAGGGCCCTCAGCTTCAGAGCAGAGCACTTGGTATCTGGATGAGTCAACACTCACTGACAACATAAAGAAGACGTTGCATAAGTTCTGTGGCCCCTCTCCCGTGGTCTTCAG TGATGTAAACTCTATGTATCTGTCTTCCACGGAACCTCCTGCCGCTGCTGAATGGGCATGTCTGTTGCGCCCTCTGAGGGGCCGAGAGCCTGAGGGTGTCTGGAACCTGCTTAGCATTGTTCGAGAGATGTTCAAGCGGAGGGACAGCAATGCTGCCCCTCTGCTAGAGATCCTCACTGACCAGTGTCTCACCTACGAACAG ATAACGGGCTGGTGGTACAGTGTGCGCACCTCAGCCTCACACAGCAGCGCCAGTGGTCACACAGGCCGCAGCAATGGGCAGTCAGAGGTAGCAGCCCACGCATGTGCAAGTATGTGTGATGAGATGGTCACACTGTGGAGGCTGGCCGTGCTGGACCCTGCCCTCAGCCCTCAGCG CCGCCGGGAACTGTGCGCTCAGCTGCGTCAGTGGCAGCTGAAGGTCATTGAGAATGTCAAGCGGGGACAGCACAAGAAGACCCTGGAGAGGCTCTTCCCTGGCTTCCGGCCAGCAGTGGAGGCCTGCTACTTTAACTGGGAAGAGGCCTACCCCCTTCCCGGTGTCACCTACAGTGGCACCGACCGGAAGCTAGCCCTGTGCTGGGCCCGGGCTCTGCCTGCTAGGCCCGGAGGCTCTCGATCTGGGGGCCTGGAAGAGTCCCGACCCCGACCTCTTCCTACTGAGCCAGCTGTGAGGCCCAAGGAACCTGGGGCCAAGCGCAAAGGATTGGGTGAGGGGGTCTCCTCACAGCGGGGTCCCCGCCGCCTCTCTgctgaaggaggagagaaggctcTGCATAAGATGGGTGCAGGTGGGGGCAAGGCCAAGGTCCTGGGTGCGACCGGCAGTGGGGGCAAGAGCTCGGCAGGCAGTGGCAGCAAACGGCGGCTGAGCAGTGAAGACAGCTCCCTGGAACCAGACCTGGCAGAGATGAGCCTGGACGACAGCAGCCTGGCCCTGGGTGCAGAGGCCAGCACCTTTGGTGGATTTCCTGAGAGTCCTCCTCCCTGTCCTTCGGTTGGCTCCCGAGGACCTTCCACCTTCCTGCCCGAGCCCCCAGATACTTATGAGGAAGATGCTGGTGTGTACTTCTCAGAAGGACCTGAACCTCCCACAGCCTCTGCTGGCCGCCCTAGCCTGCTGCCCGGGGAGGTCTGTACCCGAGATGACCTCCCTTCCACAGACGACAGTGGCAGTGGGCTCCACAAGACTAAAGAAGCGGCTCCTGCAattggagaggaggaggatgactaCCAAGCGTATTACCTGAATGCTCAGGACGGGGCTGGAGGCGAGGAGGAGAAGGCCGAGGGCGGGGCTGGGGAGGAACATGACCTGTTTGCTGGGTTGAAGCCGCTGGAACAGGAGAGCCGAATGGAG GTGTTATTTGCCTGTGCTGAGGCCCTGCATGCCCATGGCTACAGCAGTGAGGCCTCCCGCCTCACCGTGGAGCTTGCCCAGGACCTGCTAGCCAACCCACCTGACCTCAAGGTAGAGCCGCCCCCTGCCAAG GGCAAGAAAAACAAGGTATCCACAAGCCGTCAGACCTGGGTGGCCACCAACACCCTTACCAAAGCAGCTTTCCTGTTGACCGTGCTCAGTGAGCGCCCAGAGCACCACAACCTGGCCTTTCGAGTTGGCATGTTTGCCTTGGAGCTCCAGCGGCCCCCTGCTTCCACCAAggccttggag GTAAAGTTGGCATATCAGGAATCTGAGGTGGCTGCTCTGCTCAAGAAGATCCCTCTGGGTCCCAGTGAAATGAGTGCCATGCGGTGCCGGGCAGAAGAACTGCGGGAGGGCACACTCTGTGACTATCGGCCTGTGCTGCCCCTCATGTTGGCCAGCTTCATCTTTGATGTTCTCTGTGCTCCAG TGGTTTCTCCCACGGGTTCCCGGCCCCCAAGTCGCAACTGGAATAACGAGATGCCTGGAGATGAGGAGCTGGGATTTGAAGCGGCAGTTGCTGCCTTGG GCATGAAGACAACCGTGAGCGAGGCAGAACATCCCCTCCTCTGTGAAGGCACACGCCGGGAGAAGGGTGACCTGGCCTTAGCCCTCATGATCACTTACAAGGATGACCAGGCCAAGCTCAAGAAG ATCTTAGACAAACTCTTGGACCGAGAAAGCCAGACACATAAGCCACAGACACTGAGTTCTTTCTACTCATCTAGCCGTCCGGCCACAGCCAACCAGAGATCTCCTTCAAAGCACGGGGCCCCAGCAGCGCCCGGGGCCCTGCAACCTCTGACTTCAGGCTCCGCAGGGCCTGCTCAGGCAGGGAATGTGACCGGGGCTGGGCCAGGTCCCACTgagggcttcacagagaagagTGTGCCTG AAAGCTCCCCACATTCCCCCTGTGAGGGTCTCCCACCTGAGGCAGCTCTGACCCCACGGCCGGAGGGGAAGGTTCCTAGCCGCCTGGCTCTTGGCAGTCGTGGAGGCTATAATGGTCGAGGCTGGGGCTCCCCGGGGCGGCCCAAAAAGAAGCACACAG GCATGGCCAGCATTGACAGCAGTGCCCCGGAAACTACGTCGGACAGCTCTCCCACCCTAAGCCGAAGGCCGCTTCGAGGGGGCTGGGCCCCTACTTCCTGGGGTCGAGGACAAGACAGTGACAGCATTAGCAGCTCTTCCTCCGACTCCCTGGGCTCCTCATCCTCCAGTGGAAGCCGCCGGGCCAGTGCCAGTGGAGGGGCCCGGGCCAAGACGGTTGAAGTTGGCAG GTGTTACAAGGGCCGCCGCCCTGAGAGTCATGCCCCCCACGTACCCAATCAGCCGTCAGAGGCAGCTGCACACTTCTACTTCGAATTGGCGAAGACAGTTCTGATCAAGGCAGGGGGCAACAGCAGCACCTCCATTTTCACGCATCCATCTTCCTCAGGAGGTCATCAGGGTCCTCACCGCAACCTGCACCTTTGCGCCTTTGAGATTGGGCTTTATGCCCTTGGCCTGCACAACTTCGTCTCTCCTAACTGGCTCTCCCGTACCTATTCTTCCCACGTGTCCTGGATTACAG GGCAGGCAATGGAGATCGGCAGTGCAGCCCTGACTATACTGGTGGAATGCTGGGATGGGCATCTGACACCCCCTGAGGTTGCTTCACTGGCTGATAGAGCATCACGGGCACGAGACTCCAACATGGTGAGGGCAGCGGCAGAGCTGGCTCTAAGCTGCCTGCCTCATGCCCATGCACTGAACCCCAATGAAATTCAGCGAGCCTTGGTGCAGTGCAAGGAACAG GATAACCTCATGTTGGAGAAGGCCTGCATGGCAGTGGAAGAGGCAGCCAAGGGTGGGGGTGTATACCCTGAAGTGCTGTTTGAGGTTGCTCATCAGTGGTTCTGGCTCTATGAACAGACCGCAGGCGGCTCATCCACAGCCCGTGAAGGGGCTACAAGCTGCAGCGGCAGTGGGATGAGggctgctggggaggctgggcGGGGGCTGCCTGAGGGCAGGGGTGCCCCAGGGACTGAACCTGTTACGGTGGctgcagcagcagtgacagccGCAGCCACAGTGGTTCCAGTCATCTCAGTGGGGTCCAGTTTATATCCAGGTCCAGGACTGGGGCACGGTCACTCCCCGGGCCTGCACCCCTACActgctctccagcctcacctGCCCTGCAGCCCTCAGTACCTCACTCACCCAGCCCACCCTGCCCACCCCATGCCTCACATGCCCCGGCCTGCCGTCTTCCCTGTGCCCAGCTCTGCATACCCACAG GGTGTGCATCCTGCATTCCTGGGGGCTCAATACCCCTACTCAGTGACTCCTCCCTCACTTGCTGCCACTGCTGTATCTTTCCCTGTCCCTTCTATGGCTCCCATCACAGTCCATCCCTACCACACAGAGCCAGGGCTCCCACTGCCAACCAGTGTGGCCTGTGAGTTTCTGGGACAGGGAGCAG TGAGCAGTGTCCACCCGGCATCCACATTTCCAGCCATCCAGGGTGCCTCACTGCCGGCTCTGACCACGCAGCCCAGCCCTCTGGTAAGCGGAGGTTTTCCACCGCCCGAGGAGgagacacacagccagccagtcagTCCACACAGCCTGCACCACCTGCATGCTGCTTACCGTGTTG GGATGCTGGCACTGGAGATGCTGGGTCGCCGGGCACACAACGATCACCCCAACAACTTCTCCCGCTCCCCCCCCTACACAGATGATGTCAAGTGGTTGCTGGGGCTGGCGGCAAAGCTGG GAGATCGTCATGGAGACGCTGCAGCGGCTGAACCCCATTCATGCCCACAACCATCTTCGAGCCCCGGCCTTCCACCAGCTGGTGCAGCGCTGtcagcaggcatacatgcag TACATCCATCACCGCTTAATTCATCTGACCCCTGCCGACTACGACGACTTTGTGAATGCGATCCGCAGCGCCCGCAGCGCCTTCTGCCTGACCCCCATGGGCATGATGCAGTTCAACGACATCCTGCAGAACCTCAAGCGCAGCAAACAGACCAAGGAGCTGTGGCAGCGGGTCTCTCTCGAGATAACCACCTTCTCCCCCTGAGTCTGGCCCCTCTAGGGCCCTATGTAGGGACGCAGGCCTGTGGCTATGGGGGCCCCTCCCACAGAGGGAGTGACTCTTGGCTGGACAGATCATCCCCACTCAGCTCcctggtagcccagactggcagCTGCTCTTGGGCTGTAGCTTGGGGCCAAGATGTCTCAGACCTTAGAAGCTTAGGGCTGGGGGAGACAGCCTTGTCTGGGAGAGGGCGTTGGGTGGCCTCTGGTATTTATTtggcatttataaatatataa